The genomic interval ACAGGGGTTGTTTATGTTCTCTATTAGAGGTTCTCCAGGGGTCTTGCTTTTAGAAGCCTCTTTATGCTGTTTTTGTGGTATGAGCCGCATTCAATGCACTCCTTCATGGCGGCTGTTATGTCCTCGGCAGTGTAAATCTCTGTGAGTTTCAGTATCTCTTCTATATGCCAATACATGTTGGCACTGACTGTCTTCTTTAAGCCTTCTATGAAGACCTCTCCCTGCTGTTTGAATGCCTCTTTGAATCTTTTAAGAGTTTCAGACCTGTATGCCCCTTTCCTCTCCCTATATTCCCTGTTGAGCTGTTCATGTTCTGGATGTACAGGCCTTTTGTGCCTGTCACTTACCCTTATGTCATGTTCTGCTATGATACTGCCATCCATTGAATAGACCTTAAGGGTCTTTCCAAAAGGGTCTCTATCTTTACCTGCCTGAGACAATGCTTCATGGGCACAGGGTATAATGCACCAGCCCAGCTTATGTAGCCGTCATTCGTTACGCTCCGTATCTCCTTCGGGAAGATTTCAGCAGGCTCTACCTCAGGTATCGGTCTTAGAAGAGGTTTTTCATCACGCATGAACCTCTCTTCAGGGCTCTCTCCGAGGTCACTGTGTGTCCTTTTATTGTATCTTTCTGTAAAGTCATACAGAAGCCCATCAAACCGTGCAATGCCTTCTACCTCAAGTCCCTTGAGAAGATGCTCCTGAATGTAATAAAGGGCCTCTCTACCTTCCCCTTTGTCCTTGCCCGATAGGGTCTGCACGGGACTGTATCAATACCATAAAGTCCGCAGAACCTCAAAAACTCATCGTTATACCGAATAACACCGTTGTTGTTGTGAGCAATGACCATCTGTCTGGGATTGTCTATAACAATCTCTTCAGCAATGCCCCCAAAATACTCTATTGCACTCGCTATCGCCCTGATTATATCCGCTGTGGTGATGCTTAAGGAACTGCAATAATATTTCTTCCTGCTGTAGCTTAAGATTATCTCATGGATGTAGACCTTTACAGGTCTGCCATTTACAGGAAGCATCCATTCCTTCCAGTCATACTGCATCTGTTTGCCAGGGAGGTCTCTACCCTCGTTGTTGCAGGGTCTTGACCCGTTCTCCTTCCCTTATCCCTGACAGATAACGATGCACAGAGCAAAGAGAGCCTCCGTAGCCCTGTTCCTTGAGCTCATTGTATATCCTCGTGCCAATGAAGCCCTTTTGAGCATCTCCTTTATCACTTCCTCATAAGGGTCAAGTAGCCTTTCATACTGCCTTGCTTTGAATTGCGGAGGTTCATCCTTCCTCAGATACTTCCTCACCGTGTTCCTCGATAGCTTCAACTGCCTCGCTATCCCCTTAATGGTCTCACCCTTCTGCCTTAATACCCTTACCTGCTGCCACTTATACATGCTTATCACCCCTTCTTCTCCTTTCCCTGTTTATTTGAAAGGAGATTATAGTATTGCAGGGGGTCATTTTTATATGCCGATCAGGGGTCAATTGTATTTTACGATCTACAGTTCAGATGAAATTAGAGATATAGTAACTGCGTTCAGATTTCTTGTTTCTTTATATCCCACATGGTTCAGATGAAATCAAGCTGGGCTAAATGGACATTAGAAAAAAGATACGGCTTTATATCCCACAT from Dissulfurispira thermophila carries:
- a CDS encoding DDE-type integrase/transposase/recombinase, which gives rise to MLPVNGRPVKVYIHEIILSYSRKKYYCSSLSITTADIIRAIASAIEYFGGIAEEIVIDNPRQMVIAHNNNGVIRYNDEFLRFCGLYGIDTVPCRPYRARTKGKVERPFITFRSIFSRDLR
- a CDS encoding helix-turn-helix domain-containing protein; amino-acid sequence: MYKWQQVRVLRQKGETIKGIARQLKLSRNTVRKYLRKDEPPQFKARQYERLLDPYEEVIKEMLKRASLARGYTMSSRNRATEALFALCIVICQG